Genomic segment of candidate division WOR-3 bacterium:
CTCCGTTTGTCGCATCACCCCGGCCGCGGAATTTCAGACTGCCTCCAGGAAAATCCCAGCCACCTATCGGCGGTGGGCCGTTTCCGCCAGGCGCCTGGGGTACACCACCTGTCGTGGCAAAACGAAGATTGCCGCCGGTCGTCTGACCGAGTTTATATCGTATCGTATCACCGAGAGGATTTCTCACTTCATACTGCCGGTCATTGGGGCTGACGATTTCAAATTCCTGACTGATCGACAGAGCCCTTTCCCGGATCTGTCTGAAATCCTGGGCGATCGCCTGGGCACCGGCGCGGATACGTGCCTTTCGCTGCATCTGGGCGAAATTCGGAACGACAAGAAGTAAGATTATTCCGATGATGATAACGACGACCATCAGTTCTATTAAAGTAAAACCAGAAGGATTATGCGGACGTTTTGTGGGTTTCAGAATTTTTCCCATAATTACCTCCATTCATCACTTATATTATAATGCAAGATTTATGCCAGAATTTCGATAAAATTCTTTTAAATTACGGAACTTTTTTTCGGAAAACAAGCCCTGTCGGAAAAAAATTACTCAAAGTGGGTAAAAATTTTCCCATTGTCGAGCATTGACATTTTGTTCTGCATCAATATAATTTCATATGGTATTACTTATCCTGACTCTTATATGTATGCCGCCCAATCCTTACGCCGATACGAAAAAGCCGATTATCCAGCCGAAATTCCCGGCCCTGATGAACAGAGGACCAGGAAGAATCGAGAACCCCACTGGTGAGAAAAAGGCATTGGTGATTCTGATCGATTTCAATGATAATCAGCATACCTGTCAGGCGGCTCAATTCGATTCACTCATTTACGGTGAATCCCAGAATTCATTAAGGGATTATTATACTGAAGTCTCTTATGGAAAATTTACAATCAGCAAGAGCAGTGTCATCACCCAGTGGCTCAGGGCGCCCCAGGATTATTCCTATTACATCGGAGACAGCTTTGGATTGTATCCGGGGAATTATCCCAATAATGTGCAGGGGATTGTCGTTGCAGCGTGCAGCCTTGCCGACCCTCAGGTGAATTTCGCTGATTTTGATAAAGACGGCGACGGTGTTGTGGATGCATTGTTTATCGTGCATGCGGGTCCTGGTGCAGAAGAGACCGGAGACCCGTCACAGGTGTGGTCACACCAGTGGCAGCTTTCCAATACGGGTACAGGCTGTCCTGGTCCGTACCATACAGACGACGGTGTGGACGTT
This window contains:
- a CDS encoding prepilin-type N-terminal cleavage/methylation domain-containing protein translates to MEVIMGKILKPTKRPHNPSGFTLIELMVVVIIIGIILLLVVPNFAQMQRKARIRAGAQAIAQDFRQIRERALSISQEFEIVSPNDRQYEVRNPLGDTIRYKLGQTTGGNLRFATTGGVPQAPGGNGPPPIGGWDFPGGSLKFRGRGDATNGVIYITDGSNNFAIHVNSLGNVKVYRYENGSWTGI